Proteins encoded within one genomic window of Candidatus Berkiella cookevillensis:
- the folD gene encoding bifunctional methylenetetrahydrofolate dehydrogenase/methenyltetrahydrofolate cyclohydrolase FolD, with translation MTAHSKIIDGKAIAKVYRNKIAITVQNLISAKKRPPGLAVILVGENPASTVYVKNKRLACEEVGFYSDVQHFPDSISETELLAHIHKLNHDKRVDGILVQLPLPKHIDESLVLEAIATDKDVDGFHAYNLGRLAQRKPFLRPCTPKGIVMLFEALQFSARGKNAVVVGASNIVGRPMGLELLNLGATVTICHRFTENLPSIIKGADILVVAVGKPHFILGDWIKEDAIVIDVGINRLENGSLVGDLCFDEALQKAKLITPVPGGVGPMTIASLLDNTLTAYNLHNEDDTPE, from the coding sequence ATGACAGCTCATTCTAAAATCATAGATGGCAAAGCAATTGCCAAAGTATACAGAAATAAAATTGCGATAACAGTGCAAAATTTAATATCTGCGAAAAAACGCCCGCCTGGGCTTGCTGTTATCTTAGTAGGAGAAAATCCCGCGTCTACTGTTTATGTAAAAAATAAACGCCTTGCCTGTGAGGAAGTTGGATTCTACTCTGATGTACAGCATTTTCCCGATAGCATATCAGAAACAGAGCTGTTAGCCCATATTCATAAATTAAATCATGATAAGCGCGTGGATGGCATCTTAGTTCAGCTACCTTTGCCAAAACATATCGACGAATCATTGGTGCTTGAGGCAATTGCAACCGACAAAGATGTAGATGGCTTTCATGCTTACAATTTAGGTAGGCTAGCACAACGCAAACCCTTTTTAAGACCCTGCACCCCCAAAGGGATTGTCATGCTCTTTGAAGCTTTACAATTTTCTGCGCGTGGTAAAAATGCAGTTGTCGTTGGTGCCTCCAATATTGTTGGACGACCTATGGGGCTGGAACTACTCAATTTAGGTGCCACTGTCACCATCTGTCATCGATTTACAGAAAACTTACCATCGATTATCAAAGGCGCTGACATTCTAGTAGTGGCTGTTGGAAAACCACATTTTATTCTTGGTGATTGGATAAAAGAAGATGCCATTGTCATCGATGTAGGCATTAATAGACTTGAGAATGGTTCCTTAGTAGGAGACCTATGTTTCGACGAAGCGCTTCAAAAAGCAAAGCTCATTACGCCTGTGCCCGGTGGTGTTGGTCCAATGACAATCGCAAGCTTATTAGACAATACCCTAACAGCTTATAACCTTCACAATGAGGATGACACACCAGAGTAA